In Pseudorasbora parva isolate DD20220531a chromosome 9, ASM2467924v1, whole genome shotgun sequence, the following proteins share a genomic window:
- the mllt1b gene encoding MLLT1 super elongation complex subunit b isoform X2 has protein sequence MENMCTVQVKLELGHRAQLRKKVTNEGFTHDWMVFVRGPEACDIQHFVERVVFRLHESFPKPKRVCKEPPYKVEESGYAGFLMPIEVYFKNKEEPKKVCFNYDLFLNLEGNPPVNHLRCEKLTFNNPTHEFRRKLVKAGGAIVVPEGAEMMPRPSPDYPMLPTIPLSAFSDPKKIKSSHAVKESSKDGGSGSSKGLKAHKATKEHRERTRKDSESKATSRESDREGSKSSRDQSSSSFSKKAPDGRGKDEGKPVPKAAFKEPKLTVRESKMDGMSPKGGGAVTGGGGQLDTRTPSKRPSSAMESPKLTTKKQKRMGSEGMKGPVSGSYSSNSPRITSTTPSTYPEKKTPKDKGHWPKMKPEVQEVKRQPDSDESNSEDEASSKSESAPSSPSSSSSSSSSDSDFEPSQKQGQGTLRSMVEDMHSEGSDDDSSSEVETPMKTTPPNQDSRLSMDSESDGNEESRPPSQEAPSPLPKLSSANLKMLGKKSPDSCTREKMLKRGYDKVGRAYTEELVDLHRRLMALRERNILQQIVNLIEKTGHFNITNTTFDFDLFSLDESTVRKLQSYLEATST, from the exons ATGGAGAACATG TGCACTGTACAGGTGAAACTGGAGCTGGGACACAGAGCCCAGTTAAGGAAGAAAGTCACTAACGAGGGCTTCACGCATGACTGGATGGTGTTTGTTCGGGGGCCAGAGGCATGCGACATCCAGCACTTTGTGGAGAGAGTTGTCTTCCGCCTTCACGAAAGCTTCCCAAAACCCAAGAGAG TTTGTAAAGAGCCCCCATATAAAGTGGAAGAGTCTGGCTATGCTGGTTTCCTCATGCCTATAGAAGTCTATTTCAAAAACAAG GAGGAGCCTAAAAAGGTGTGCTTTAATTATGACCTTTTCTTGAACCTGGAGGGTAACCCACCTGTCAACCACCTGCGCTGTGAGAAGCTTACGTTTAACAACCCCACACACGAGTTTCGGCGCAAACTGGTCAAGGCCGGTGGG GCTATAGTTGTTCCTGAGGGAGCGGAGATGATGCCAAGGCCCAGTCCAGATTATCCAATGCTGCCGACTATTCCACTCTCTGCCTTCTCAGACCCCAAGAAGATCAAGTCCTCTCATGCAGTAAAG GAGTCAAGTAAAGATGGAGGAAGTGGGAGCAGCAAAGGCCTTAAAGCACATAAGGCTACCAAAGAGCACAGAGAGCGCACGCGAAAGGACTCTGAGAGCAAGGCCACGTCCCGAGAGAGTGATCGTGAGGGCAGCAAGTCCTCCCGAGACCAATCTTCGTcctctttttcaaaaaaagccCCGGATGGCAGAGGAAAAGACGAGGGGAAACCAGTACCCAAAGCAGCCTTCAAAGAGCCCAAACTTACGGTCAGAGAGTCCAAGATGGATGGCATGTCTCCAAAAGGTGGAGGAGCAGTGACGGGCGGAGGAGGTCAGCTAGACACACGAACCCCGAGCAAGCGACCCTCGTCTGCCATGGAGTCTCCGAAGCTAACTACCAAGAAACAGAAGAGGATGGGCTCTGAGGGCATGAAGGGGCCCGTGAGCGGAAGCTACAGCAGCAACTCACCCCGTATTACCTCAACAACACCCTCCACGTACCCCGAGAAGAAAACCCCTAAAGATAAAGGCCACTGGCCCAAGATGAAACCAGAGGTGCAGGAAGTGAAAAGGCAGCCCGACTCGGACGAATCCAACTCTGAGGATGAAGCCTCTTCTAAATCAGAA TCGGCTCCATCCAGTCCATCAAGTTCCAGCTCCAGCTCCAGCTCCGATTCTGACTTTGAGCCATCGCAGAAGCAAGGCCAAG GGACTCTCCGTTCTATGGTAGAGGATATGCACTCTGAAGGCTCTGATGATGACAGCAGCTCTGAGGTTGAGACGCCCATGAAAACGACTCCACCCAATCAGGACTCTCG TTTAAGCATGGACAGTGAGAGTGATGGGAATGAGGAGTCCCGTCCTCCCAGCCAGGAAGCCCCCTCACCTCTACCCAAACTAAGCTCAGCAAACCTCAAG ATGTTAGGAAAAAAGAGCCCAGACTCTTGCACCCGTGAGAAGATGCTCAAGAGGGGATACGACAAGGTAGGAAGG GCTTATACAGAGGAGCTTGTGGACCTCCATCGCAGGCTGATGGCTCTGAGAGAGAGGAATATTTTACAGCAG ATTGTAAACCTTATTGAGAAGACTGGGCATTTCAACATCACCAATACAACCTTTGACTTTGACCTTTTCTCCTTGGATGAGTCAACTGTACGTAAACTCCAGAGCTACCTGGAAGCCACGTCCACATGA
- the mllt1b gene encoding MLLT1 super elongation complex subunit b isoform X1, with amino-acid sequence MENMCTVQVKLELGHRAQLRKKVTNEGFTHDWMVFVRGPEACDIQHFVERVVFRLHESFPKPKRVCKEPPYKVEESGYAGFLMPIEVYFKNKEEPKKVCFNYDLFLNLEGNPPVNHLRCEKLTFNNPTHEFRRKLVKAGGAIVVPEGAEMMPRPSPDYPMLPTIPLSAFSDPKKIKSSHAVKESSKDGGSGSSKGLKAHKATKEHRERTRKDSESKATSRESDREGSKSSRDQSSSSFSKKAPDGRGKDEGKPVPKAAFKEPKLTVRESKMDGMSPKGGGAVTGGGGQLDTRTPSKRPSSAMESPKLTTKKQKRMGSEGMKGPVSGSYSSNSPRITSTTPSTYPEKKTPKDKGHWPKMKPEVQEVKRQPDSDESNSEDEASSKSEQSAPSSPSSSSSSSSSDSDFEPSQKQGQGTLRSMVEDMHSEGSDDDSSSEVETPMKTTPPNQDSRLSMDSESDGNEESRPPSQEAPSPLPKLSSANLKMLGKKSPDSCTREKMLKRGYDKVGRAYTEELVDLHRRLMALRERNILQQIVNLIEKTGHFNITNTTFDFDLFSLDESTVRKLQSYLEATST; translated from the exons ATGGAGAACATG TGCACTGTACAGGTGAAACTGGAGCTGGGACACAGAGCCCAGTTAAGGAAGAAAGTCACTAACGAGGGCTTCACGCATGACTGGATGGTGTTTGTTCGGGGGCCAGAGGCATGCGACATCCAGCACTTTGTGGAGAGAGTTGTCTTCCGCCTTCACGAAAGCTTCCCAAAACCCAAGAGAG TTTGTAAAGAGCCCCCATATAAAGTGGAAGAGTCTGGCTATGCTGGTTTCCTCATGCCTATAGAAGTCTATTTCAAAAACAAG GAGGAGCCTAAAAAGGTGTGCTTTAATTATGACCTTTTCTTGAACCTGGAGGGTAACCCACCTGTCAACCACCTGCGCTGTGAGAAGCTTACGTTTAACAACCCCACACACGAGTTTCGGCGCAAACTGGTCAAGGCCGGTGGG GCTATAGTTGTTCCTGAGGGAGCGGAGATGATGCCAAGGCCCAGTCCAGATTATCCAATGCTGCCGACTATTCCACTCTCTGCCTTCTCAGACCCCAAGAAGATCAAGTCCTCTCATGCAGTAAAG GAGTCAAGTAAAGATGGAGGAAGTGGGAGCAGCAAAGGCCTTAAAGCACATAAGGCTACCAAAGAGCACAGAGAGCGCACGCGAAAGGACTCTGAGAGCAAGGCCACGTCCCGAGAGAGTGATCGTGAGGGCAGCAAGTCCTCCCGAGACCAATCTTCGTcctctttttcaaaaaaagccCCGGATGGCAGAGGAAAAGACGAGGGGAAACCAGTACCCAAAGCAGCCTTCAAAGAGCCCAAACTTACGGTCAGAGAGTCCAAGATGGATGGCATGTCTCCAAAAGGTGGAGGAGCAGTGACGGGCGGAGGAGGTCAGCTAGACACACGAACCCCGAGCAAGCGACCCTCGTCTGCCATGGAGTCTCCGAAGCTAACTACCAAGAAACAGAAGAGGATGGGCTCTGAGGGCATGAAGGGGCCCGTGAGCGGAAGCTACAGCAGCAACTCACCCCGTATTACCTCAACAACACCCTCCACGTACCCCGAGAAGAAAACCCCTAAAGATAAAGGCCACTGGCCCAAGATGAAACCAGAGGTGCAGGAAGTGAAAAGGCAGCCCGACTCGGACGAATCCAACTCTGAGGATGAAGCCTCTTCTAAATCAGAA CAGTCGGCTCCATCCAGTCCATCAAGTTCCAGCTCCAGCTCCAGCTCCGATTCTGACTTTGAGCCATCGCAGAAGCAAGGCCAAG GGACTCTCCGTTCTATGGTAGAGGATATGCACTCTGAAGGCTCTGATGATGACAGCAGCTCTGAGGTTGAGACGCCCATGAAAACGACTCCACCCAATCAGGACTCTCG TTTAAGCATGGACAGTGAGAGTGATGGGAATGAGGAGTCCCGTCCTCCCAGCCAGGAAGCCCCCTCACCTCTACCCAAACTAAGCTCAGCAAACCTCAAG ATGTTAGGAAAAAAGAGCCCAGACTCTTGCACCCGTGAGAAGATGCTCAAGAGGGGATACGACAAGGTAGGAAGG GCTTATACAGAGGAGCTTGTGGACCTCCATCGCAGGCTGATGGCTCTGAGAGAGAGGAATATTTTACAGCAG ATTGTAAACCTTATTGAGAAGACTGGGCATTTCAACATCACCAATACAACCTTTGACTTTGACCTTTTCTCCTTGGATGAGTCAACTGTACGTAAACTCCAGAGCTACCTGGAAGCCACGTCCACATGA
- the mllt1b gene encoding MLLT1 super elongation complex subunit b isoform X3 — protein MENMCTVQVKLELGHRAQLRKKVTNEGFTHDWMVFVRGPEACDIQHFVERVVFRLHESFPKPKRVCKEPPYKVEESGYAGFLMPIEVYFKNKEEPKKVCFNYDLFLNLEGNPPVNHLRCEKLTFNNPTHEFRRKLVKAGGAIVVPEGAEMMPRPSPDYPMLPTIPLSAFSDPKKIKSSHAVKESSKDGGSGSSKGLKAHKATKEHRERTRKDSESKATSRESDREGSKSSRDQSSSSFSKKAPDGRGKDEGKPVPKAAFKEPKLTVRESKMDGMSPKGGGAVTGGGGQLDTRTPSKRPSSAMESPKLTTKKQKRMGSEGMKGPVSGSYSSNSPRITSTTPSTYPEKKTPKDKGHWPKMKPEVQEVKRQPDSDESNSEDEASSKSEQSAPSSPSSSSSSSSSDSDFEPSQKQGQGTLRSMVEDMHSEGSDDDSSSEVETPMKTTPPNQDSRLSMDSESDGNEESRPPSQEAPSPLPKLSSANLKMLGKKSPDSCTREKMLKRGYDKAYTEELVDLHRRLMALRERNILQQIVNLIEKTGHFNITNTTFDFDLFSLDESTVRKLQSYLEATST, from the exons ATGGAGAACATG TGCACTGTACAGGTGAAACTGGAGCTGGGACACAGAGCCCAGTTAAGGAAGAAAGTCACTAACGAGGGCTTCACGCATGACTGGATGGTGTTTGTTCGGGGGCCAGAGGCATGCGACATCCAGCACTTTGTGGAGAGAGTTGTCTTCCGCCTTCACGAAAGCTTCCCAAAACCCAAGAGAG TTTGTAAAGAGCCCCCATATAAAGTGGAAGAGTCTGGCTATGCTGGTTTCCTCATGCCTATAGAAGTCTATTTCAAAAACAAG GAGGAGCCTAAAAAGGTGTGCTTTAATTATGACCTTTTCTTGAACCTGGAGGGTAACCCACCTGTCAACCACCTGCGCTGTGAGAAGCTTACGTTTAACAACCCCACACACGAGTTTCGGCGCAAACTGGTCAAGGCCGGTGGG GCTATAGTTGTTCCTGAGGGAGCGGAGATGATGCCAAGGCCCAGTCCAGATTATCCAATGCTGCCGACTATTCCACTCTCTGCCTTCTCAGACCCCAAGAAGATCAAGTCCTCTCATGCAGTAAAG GAGTCAAGTAAAGATGGAGGAAGTGGGAGCAGCAAAGGCCTTAAAGCACATAAGGCTACCAAAGAGCACAGAGAGCGCACGCGAAAGGACTCTGAGAGCAAGGCCACGTCCCGAGAGAGTGATCGTGAGGGCAGCAAGTCCTCCCGAGACCAATCTTCGTcctctttttcaaaaaaagccCCGGATGGCAGAGGAAAAGACGAGGGGAAACCAGTACCCAAAGCAGCCTTCAAAGAGCCCAAACTTACGGTCAGAGAGTCCAAGATGGATGGCATGTCTCCAAAAGGTGGAGGAGCAGTGACGGGCGGAGGAGGTCAGCTAGACACACGAACCCCGAGCAAGCGACCCTCGTCTGCCATGGAGTCTCCGAAGCTAACTACCAAGAAACAGAAGAGGATGGGCTCTGAGGGCATGAAGGGGCCCGTGAGCGGAAGCTACAGCAGCAACTCACCCCGTATTACCTCAACAACACCCTCCACGTACCCCGAGAAGAAAACCCCTAAAGATAAAGGCCACTGGCCCAAGATGAAACCAGAGGTGCAGGAAGTGAAAAGGCAGCCCGACTCGGACGAATCCAACTCTGAGGATGAAGCCTCTTCTAAATCAGAA CAGTCGGCTCCATCCAGTCCATCAAGTTCCAGCTCCAGCTCCAGCTCCGATTCTGACTTTGAGCCATCGCAGAAGCAAGGCCAAG GGACTCTCCGTTCTATGGTAGAGGATATGCACTCTGAAGGCTCTGATGATGACAGCAGCTCTGAGGTTGAGACGCCCATGAAAACGACTCCACCCAATCAGGACTCTCG TTTAAGCATGGACAGTGAGAGTGATGGGAATGAGGAGTCCCGTCCTCCCAGCCAGGAAGCCCCCTCACCTCTACCCAAACTAAGCTCAGCAAACCTCAAG ATGTTAGGAAAAAAGAGCCCAGACTCTTGCACCCGTGAGAAGATGCTCAAGAGGGGATACGACAAG GCTTATACAGAGGAGCTTGTGGACCTCCATCGCAGGCTGATGGCTCTGAGAGAGAGGAATATTTTACAGCAG ATTGTAAACCTTATTGAGAAGACTGGGCATTTCAACATCACCAATACAACCTTTGACTTTGACCTTTTCTCCTTGGATGAGTCAACTGTACGTAAACTCCAGAGCTACCTGGAAGCCACGTCCACATGA
- the mllt1b gene encoding MLLT1 super elongation complex subunit b isoform X4, producing the protein MENMCTVQVKLELGHRAQLRKKVTNEGFTHDWMVFVRGPEACDIQHFVERVVFRLHESFPKPKRVCKEPPYKVEESGYAGFLMPIEVYFKNKEEPKKVCFNYDLFLNLEGNPPVNHLRCEKLTFNNPTHEFRRKLVKAGGAIVVPEGAEMMPRPSPDYPMLPTIPLSAFSDPKKIKSSHAVKESSKDGGSGSSKGLKAHKATKEHRERTRKDSESKATSRESDREGSKSSRDQSSSSFSKKAPDGRGKDEGKPVPKAAFKEPKLTVRESKMDGMSPKGGGAVTGGGGQLDTRTPSKRPSSAMESPKLTTKKQKRMGSEGMKGPVSGSYSSNSPRITSTTPSTYPEKKTPKDKGHWPKMKPEVQEVKRQPDSDESNSEDEASSKSESAPSSPSSSSSSSSSDSDFEPSQKQGQGTLRSMVEDMHSEGSDDDSSSEVETPMKTTPPNQDSRLSMDSESDGNEESRPPSQEAPSPLPKLSSANLKMLGKKSPDSCTREKMLKRGYDKAYTEELVDLHRRLMALRERNILQQIVNLIEKTGHFNITNTTFDFDLFSLDESTVRKLQSYLEATST; encoded by the exons ATGGAGAACATG TGCACTGTACAGGTGAAACTGGAGCTGGGACACAGAGCCCAGTTAAGGAAGAAAGTCACTAACGAGGGCTTCACGCATGACTGGATGGTGTTTGTTCGGGGGCCAGAGGCATGCGACATCCAGCACTTTGTGGAGAGAGTTGTCTTCCGCCTTCACGAAAGCTTCCCAAAACCCAAGAGAG TTTGTAAAGAGCCCCCATATAAAGTGGAAGAGTCTGGCTATGCTGGTTTCCTCATGCCTATAGAAGTCTATTTCAAAAACAAG GAGGAGCCTAAAAAGGTGTGCTTTAATTATGACCTTTTCTTGAACCTGGAGGGTAACCCACCTGTCAACCACCTGCGCTGTGAGAAGCTTACGTTTAACAACCCCACACACGAGTTTCGGCGCAAACTGGTCAAGGCCGGTGGG GCTATAGTTGTTCCTGAGGGAGCGGAGATGATGCCAAGGCCCAGTCCAGATTATCCAATGCTGCCGACTATTCCACTCTCTGCCTTCTCAGACCCCAAGAAGATCAAGTCCTCTCATGCAGTAAAG GAGTCAAGTAAAGATGGAGGAAGTGGGAGCAGCAAAGGCCTTAAAGCACATAAGGCTACCAAAGAGCACAGAGAGCGCACGCGAAAGGACTCTGAGAGCAAGGCCACGTCCCGAGAGAGTGATCGTGAGGGCAGCAAGTCCTCCCGAGACCAATCTTCGTcctctttttcaaaaaaagccCCGGATGGCAGAGGAAAAGACGAGGGGAAACCAGTACCCAAAGCAGCCTTCAAAGAGCCCAAACTTACGGTCAGAGAGTCCAAGATGGATGGCATGTCTCCAAAAGGTGGAGGAGCAGTGACGGGCGGAGGAGGTCAGCTAGACACACGAACCCCGAGCAAGCGACCCTCGTCTGCCATGGAGTCTCCGAAGCTAACTACCAAGAAACAGAAGAGGATGGGCTCTGAGGGCATGAAGGGGCCCGTGAGCGGAAGCTACAGCAGCAACTCACCCCGTATTACCTCAACAACACCCTCCACGTACCCCGAGAAGAAAACCCCTAAAGATAAAGGCCACTGGCCCAAGATGAAACCAGAGGTGCAGGAAGTGAAAAGGCAGCCCGACTCGGACGAATCCAACTCTGAGGATGAAGCCTCTTCTAAATCAGAA TCGGCTCCATCCAGTCCATCAAGTTCCAGCTCCAGCTCCAGCTCCGATTCTGACTTTGAGCCATCGCAGAAGCAAGGCCAAG GGACTCTCCGTTCTATGGTAGAGGATATGCACTCTGAAGGCTCTGATGATGACAGCAGCTCTGAGGTTGAGACGCCCATGAAAACGACTCCACCCAATCAGGACTCTCG TTTAAGCATGGACAGTGAGAGTGATGGGAATGAGGAGTCCCGTCCTCCCAGCCAGGAAGCCCCCTCACCTCTACCCAAACTAAGCTCAGCAAACCTCAAG ATGTTAGGAAAAAAGAGCCCAGACTCTTGCACCCGTGAGAAGATGCTCAAGAGGGGATACGACAAG GCTTATACAGAGGAGCTTGTGGACCTCCATCGCAGGCTGATGGCTCTGAGAGAGAGGAATATTTTACAGCAG ATTGTAAACCTTATTGAGAAGACTGGGCATTTCAACATCACCAATACAACCTTTGACTTTGACCTTTTCTCCTTGGATGAGTCAACTGTACGTAAACTCCAGAGCTACCTGGAAGCCACGTCCACATGA
- the znf414 gene encoding zinc finger protein 414 isoform X2 — MEGCQMSCSFYGCKRTYNSPEALNSHLQDHQKNTAQSLPGKAFLCSHIGCDGSFNNMQQLMEHMRQHYKPNYFFLCESCRAKLRSYRTLLKHLQTCAKVAKNKAAVKIEAGMAPDAEPTGVPLTSGDMEPSGPLLASNVPEEMESMPSMPSLETHITLENMPVTQRPPENSALANPTPVGPATLPLATLNPASTQNLNLKPESPYSPYPPTLSPVNPAFLPDPVLQQQRSPRSGPPSLPSSPPLPLSPGSNAVWRKNQGQSFNCRILWEHTRGRYSCLQCGHCTPDRGEMTAHIEGQHKNPGGKVNGDHDTEIGTASLLAKTSLHTESSTYTQL, encoded by the exons ATGGAAG GCTGTCAAATGTCCTGCTCGTTTTATGGGTGCAAGAGGACCTACAACAGTCCAGAAGCACTGAATAGTCATCTTCAAGACCATCAAAAGAACACTGCCCAGTCTCTTCCAG GGAAAGCTTTCCTGTGCTCTCATATAGGATGCGATGGTTCATTTAACAACATGCAGCAGCTCATGGAACATATGAGACAACATTACAAGCCAAATTATTTTTTCCT GTGCGAGAGCTGCAGGGCCAAACTGCGTTCATACCGGACTCTCCTCAAACACCTGCAGACCTGTGCCAAGGTTGCTAAGAACAAAGCTGCAGTAAAGATAGAGGCTGGAATGGCACCTGATGCAGAGCCCACCGGTGTTCCTCTCACATCTGGTGACATGGAACCATCTGGACCCCTCTTAGCCTCAAATGTGCCAGAGGAGATGGAGTCTATGCCATCTATGCCCTCTTTGGaaacacatataacactggAAAACATGCCAGTAACCCAGCGGCCCCCAGAAAACAGCGCTCTCGCTAACCCGACCCCTGTAGGCCCTGCAACTCTGCCCCTTGCCACTCTAAATCCTGCCTCAACCCAAAATCTCAATCTTAAACCAGAATCCCCCTACAGCCCCTATCCACCCACTCTGTCTCCTGTTAACCCAGCCTTCCTGCCAGATCCAGTCCTACAGCAGCAGAGGTCTCCCAGATCTGGTCCTCCCAGTCTGCCCTCTTCACCTCCCCTGCCGTTATCACCCGGATCAAATGCAGTCTGGAGGAAGAACCAAG GTCAGTCCTTCAACTGCCGCATCCTGTGGGAACACACAAGAGGGCGATACAGCTGCTTACAGTGTGGCCACTGCACCCCAGACCGGGGGGAGATGACCGCGCACATTGAGGGCCAGCACAAGAACCCGGGGGGCAAAGTGAACGGTGATCACG ATACAGAGATTGGCACTGCTTCTTTACTGGCTAAGACTTCACTGCACACTGAGAGCTCAACTTATACACAACTCTAG
- the znf414 gene encoding zinc finger protein 414 isoform X1 has protein sequence MEVLDVPPGCQMSCSFYGCKRTYNSPEALNSHLQDHQKNTAQSLPGKAFLCSHIGCDGSFNNMQQLMEHMRQHYKPNYFFLCESCRAKLRSYRTLLKHLQTCAKVAKNKAAVKIEAGMAPDAEPTGVPLTSGDMEPSGPLLASNVPEEMESMPSMPSLETHITLENMPVTQRPPENSALANPTPVGPATLPLATLNPASTQNLNLKPESPYSPYPPTLSPVNPAFLPDPVLQQQRSPRSGPPSLPSSPPLPLSPGSNAVWRKNQGQSFNCRILWEHTRGRYSCLQCGHCTPDRGEMTAHIEGQHKNPGGKVNGDHDTEIGTASLLAKTSLHTESSTYTQL, from the exons ATGGAAG TACTCGATGTTCCACCAGGCTGTCAAATGTCCTGCTCGTTTTATGGGTGCAAGAGGACCTACAACAGTCCAGAAGCACTGAATAGTCATCTTCAAGACCATCAAAAGAACACTGCCCAGTCTCTTCCAG GGAAAGCTTTCCTGTGCTCTCATATAGGATGCGATGGTTCATTTAACAACATGCAGCAGCTCATGGAACATATGAGACAACATTACAAGCCAAATTATTTTTTCCT GTGCGAGAGCTGCAGGGCCAAACTGCGTTCATACCGGACTCTCCTCAAACACCTGCAGACCTGTGCCAAGGTTGCTAAGAACAAAGCTGCAGTAAAGATAGAGGCTGGAATGGCACCTGATGCAGAGCCCACCGGTGTTCCTCTCACATCTGGTGACATGGAACCATCTGGACCCCTCTTAGCCTCAAATGTGCCAGAGGAGATGGAGTCTATGCCATCTATGCCCTCTTTGGaaacacatataacactggAAAACATGCCAGTAACCCAGCGGCCCCCAGAAAACAGCGCTCTCGCTAACCCGACCCCTGTAGGCCCTGCAACTCTGCCCCTTGCCACTCTAAATCCTGCCTCAACCCAAAATCTCAATCTTAAACCAGAATCCCCCTACAGCCCCTATCCACCCACTCTGTCTCCTGTTAACCCAGCCTTCCTGCCAGATCCAGTCCTACAGCAGCAGAGGTCTCCCAGATCTGGTCCTCCCAGTCTGCCCTCTTCACCTCCCCTGCCGTTATCACCCGGATCAAATGCAGTCTGGAGGAAGAACCAAG GTCAGTCCTTCAACTGCCGCATCCTGTGGGAACACACAAGAGGGCGATACAGCTGCTTACAGTGTGGCCACTGCACCCCAGACCGGGGGGAGATGACCGCGCACATTGAGGGCCAGCACAAGAACCCGGGGGGCAAAGTGAACGGTGATCACG ATACAGAGATTGGCACTGCTTCTTTACTGGCTAAGACTTCACTGCACACTGAGAGCTCAACTTATACACAACTCTAG